The Gouania willdenowi chromosome 5, fGouWil2.1, whole genome shotgun sequence sequence GTGGACTAAGctgtgtatcagtctggttccagtaaaaagtgaccataaaaagctgtaaatggactgatatgtagacgtggggcagtgaggaggagacttcatgtagtaaaggaaacttatcagttgaaacacagacatttccgtgaaacctaacatgagtacagcagcccgcgtACCTgtccgttctgattggccgagttatCTGAAGGgtaccctcatcagccaatagggtgcggaCTATGTTAGGCTGCAGCATTGTGtggatttttattaaaaaattgctaaattattgtaatgcggccaataaaacagtgcactTCATAGCTCGGAAATTGTAGTTTGATAGACAATTCTATTGTCACTAGTCAATGTTTATTGTTGATATCTACAATTGTTGTTACATGACAGATATAAATTGAATTGTAGATTTCTGACTAGTTAAAATTAAATGAGCTCAGGATTGTAACTAGTGAAAATAAAATTCTTACTAGTAACAACTTGTAGATATGATTGTTATTCTTACATGTGAAAAAAGACTTGCTGGTATCTGTTAAGTTTTAACtagtagaaatgtaattacatgtaaaaatgtcaaaattgttTTCCAGATAACAATTAACATTTCGACATGTCATAATGTAATTCCCACAAGTTAAAATTTCCAactgattaaatgttaaaaccaCTTCCCATATTTCCTgcagattttttcttttttcttttgtctgcacatgctgtcaaaggtcaacactacaagaagtgcaatcttttttagacagcaacacatttttttttttgttattgcaattaaataaactgcattattttattgcataattgtgaccatcaccagccctccctaaggaagggcaagacacactttattaaagggaaaatatataaaaagagagggcagtgggggtgggggggaagagagcagggaggagcgattcaaggtagagaaatggaaggctggggaggagttgattactgtaaagtgagagtgagatgtgaagttgtaggcgtgaggcttaactataatggtggtggctgtcgGCAGAGGGAtagagtgagtggtaatacctgaaacaggtatttgggatcaacgtgtctaaagttaagcccactacaagttttatcccacagtccaaggcatgctagtgcatcgttgaccgatgtatgtgcaagatactgctctgtaaacccaagcgctgccccggactccTGCAGATTTGACATTCAATTGCTTTTAGGTCTAAAATAACAGCTCAGCAGTCGACAGGATTTCTTCTATAACCTCAACACTTTGATAAAATCAACTATTAAAATCGTTTGATACACCTGCAGAGCTGTGTGCACGCAcgattgtttgtgtgtgacttGCGTCTGCACGTGTTTGTGCGTGAGAAACTTATTTTTAATAagcttaagcagggtttaaatgtgctttatagataaactgtttaaaaaaattataatttgaaTAATCAATTATGAAAGTAATCATTAGTTGCAGCTCTGTTATGACTTTTGAAGAACACATTACgctaaacaatgtttttaaaaaagcaaaaactaaacttattcacataaaaaaacattttgctcatCCACTAGTAAACAACCATGAAAAATGAGTGAAATTAAGTCAgagaactgtttttttttttcactctacacccagaaaatgaaaatacgcTAAGAAGAAGTGGTAACAGCAGAAGCTCTGATGTTTGATAACTCACTGGTCGATGAACTCCGTGCTGACCCCAAAGGCCTCGGCCATGTAGCCCAGAGTGAGTGAGCGGTAGGACTCCAGCAGCTGGCTGTAGGCCTGGATCCTCATCTCTCTGACGTAGTAACGGTAGTGTGGAGCAAAGAGCCAGTCCTTCTTCATCTCCTGCTCCACCATGGCTGCACACACAGTCACAGTTTATTTGTTCTCATGGATTAATCAgtcagtttgtgtttgtgtggccAGAGAGCAGCGTTCCTTACCCAGAGACTGGAAGAAGACTGAATAACGGCACTCGTAGAGAGAGAAGAGATACTGACGCACAGCAGGTAGACTGTGGAGAACCTCCAGGATCTCTGCTCCTTTGATCACCTACAGTCAGTCACATTTTACCATGGttatattacacacacacagtcactctgtgtgtgtgtgtgtgtctctgtctgtctgtctgtcaagACTCCATGGTGTCAAACATCTCCTACCTTCTCACGGAGGTCAGGCCTTTTCAGAGCGATCATGCACACGTAGACGGTGTACGTTACAAATGTCTTGTAGTCCATGAGCTCGTAGGAAGTGAAAGTAGAAACCGTGTCCAGGAAGAGTTCAGCTGCTTGTTTGAAGTCCCTGATGGCCACACAGTAAAGGCCTTGGTAGACCTTCAGACGGTTCCTACGGTCCCAGTCTCCTCCCTCCTCGATCAGGCTGCAGAGAAAAGCATTAGCATGTGAGCTCTGCAGGTTTCACCCAGACCCacagacatcatcatcatcacctctTTGCTTTTTCTGAGTTGCGAGTGATGAGGTCACTGTCCATGTAGAAGAGGCCGATCCTCAGCAGGTAGAAGACGATGTCTAGTCTGTGGCCCAGTGCCACAGTTTTATCATACGTCTTTCTAAAAGCTGTTAGGGCACCCTCCTGTGGTCATACAAAGCAACATAAATCAAATTTCCATTAGTttactgctttctttttttatcaatttatctAAATTAATGATCTAATGCCTCATCCTTAATGATAGAACCTATGGTGACTTGAACTGATTAATATACAATATAGACCCAATCATCTTATAGGCATTCAAcggatgttgttgtttttccttatGTCCTCGTGATGagctaaatgatttaaaatgataaaatatattaaaaaattctATACATTAATATGAACTACTTGATGAGCTTCTTGGTTTACAATGATGTGTATAATATTTAtacaatgaaaaatgtaatatattaattagtattatgaaatagataccttttatacatatattttttaatagctcttaatattttttataagtGATGTCACCAGTCTAAAACACTAAAGTGCCACTACTGTCACATATACATCGTCACTTTCTTAATATACAGAGACGTGACTTGATTTGTGTGTACTGTGTATTCTTACACcaagagggagatttttaattatattattgttgatgtttaatatttttacagctgattttaaatgatttctgttgcaatttttaatcatgtaaagcacatttattcgccttgtatatgaaatgtgctatacaaattaATGTGCCTTGCCTTGTTTTACACTTTTCAGCTACCACTAATTTTCATCATAACTTGATCTAGAACTTTaatgcacttgtatttaatccatatttaattattattattttatctttctttcttgtttagtttgtttattttcatttgtaataaatAGAGTATTTCTCAATAATTATAAGGTAGGATAAGAGATTAAGTGTTCTTTTACTCAACCACAACATTTGAATGTACAGATTGTGTATTTACaatgactttttaaattaaataccattatgttttggttttttgcaTTAATGGATACTATGACTTGTGTTCACGCACCTTGTCTCCAATTCTGATGAGGTACTCGGCCTTTGCCATCATGGCGTCTCTGATCTCGCTCTCTCCCAGGTTCTTCTCTGCGTCTTCCAGCACATCATCGAGTCGCTTCAGCTCGTCTTCATTGGCCTTCTTCATCTTACTTAGCAGGTCCCCGTCCAGCTGCCATTTGAGCTCCTTACACAGAGGTTCATAGTACGGAGCCATGTCTGAGAAAAGCAGGACAACAGACAACATACATACATGAACTTAACAAACACCAGTtaatctttaaattaaaaacaaaacacaagttACAATGGTTTTTAACCAACTAAATACTCACTTTCACTTCTGTGGTCACTAGTGAGTCTTGACTAAATATCAAGTTTTgggaaaaatttacaaatgcaATGCACACATACAATGAGAAGATGCAAACAAGATTAGGATTTATTTAATCATCATCAAGCACCATttttattacataaaaaaacttgttttatttaaatattgcaGGAAAaaccatttcatttattttctagtATTTACATTAGAATGTTTTCAATCAGTAATAACGAGTagtcatttgttcattttacaTTACTATTTTTTCATTACTTATATTTTATACAAACCTATTTTAAACGTTTTTAACTTCTTCTGCGTAAACAATAGTTACACAAAAACCTTGACCGTAAACTCCACTATAAACGCTATAGTGAActtatttaaaggaaaaaaaaataaataggagTTAAACAATGTATTGAATgagatgaacaaataaaaaaataaagagactCTTAAAAAGTATTTACATTTCTTAGAGTTAAACTTAAGTTGCAAGTTATAAAACTACCTAAAAATTCACACAATTTCAAACCTACTCCAAAATATACATTTGAAGACAATATCAAACTCAGTTGATTAATTAATAACAATCTAGttgtgaacacacacaaacctatTTATTAGTCCTTACAACAGTGGTCACACTGGGCTCTGCTGCTACATGGCTAAGGCTAATTCACAAAGCTAACACTGCTAATACAACGTAAAAGAGCCTTTATTGTACATGTATGCGCAACccaaacatacatatatatatcctTTGTCATAATATCCGACACAAGAGAGAGAACGGGTGATTTAAAACTGTATTAGGACTGAGATAAGTGTCTAACAGGCTAACTCACTGTTAGCTTTGATAGCATCCATGAGCTCTGTCTTCACTTTGACGTCCTGTCGGTGTCCGTCCATGGTCAGCAGAAACTTCAGCTGTGCTATCCTCAGGTCCGGGTTCTTAGGCAGACCCTCCTCCTCCAGGTTCTCCAGCGGCATTTTTAACTTATTAAATctgagcaaacacacacaatgactagaGAGAGTCGCTTACAGCCGCTACCTGCTAATCTAACGATGACTACGGAAAACAGCGGCTCGTTGTTTCCGCTGCAGCGGCAGAAAGAGAGCCGAGAAAAGAGCGGCAACAGCCCTCTAATGTCACCGTTATACCGCCACCTGTGGGAGGTAAAAAGTACTGCAACACAGATGTAGCATCTTGAGAcagtgcaatgaaaaaaaaaaaaacatttacgacaattgcaattcaattaaaGTAACcatcattttttccaattacaattacattacagttatttgttttattgaatgAAAGTCGAtgacaattacgttctcaattaataaagttcaattaaaaataatcacaattccTGAGCCTGAAatcaataacataataaaagttagccctcctcttgtgttagctttctgttagcatctcttatgaaaacgggtcctaaatcagctgtataatacactaaaaacaaatgtccatcatctaatttatttcatatctcttGGTTGCTTTGGTAGGCTTCCTGATCAATGattatataggttttaatatttttggtaagGGTGTCttagccttttttgtgtcaatatacgcctagatttatattttttaaatgataaaatgtgggaaagcttgatatgaattttttttttaataattggtaactaaatatgtgtagaactatgcatggaactgtaacatggttccccagttttaaattcatttataatgaaccatttttatagaatttccatgcaaattataattgtattgatTGATggttaattacaatcataatgtaattataattgtaattgtatttgaaaacatctgttgcttttgtaatcataattgaatggtaattgagttcagataattgactttgtaattgtaactggcaTGCCAAGGCATAACAATGGAAACATATTGGAATTTTCTTTTctaagataaggctatcataggaccctaaaaactagtttaaatatgaaaaacacacttaaactaGGATGAAAACcctgcagtaaggcatgaaaaatgaaaaaaaaaaaatgtgaaaaacgtcagatctcagaagctaagcagggctGGGCCTGGTTAGAATTTAGAGGCGAGACCACTGAGAAATCCAGGTGTTACAGAGGGactatagaaattaaaaaaaaaaaatcagtttttttctaaGAGGAGGCAACAGTAAGGCTATGCAAaggcattaaataaaaatttgggatttttatctttgaaaattgggtgattttcacatttttccctcctttttcatgtattactgcattttcgccccagtttaagtgtgctcatcaaatctgaactagtttttagggtctcattaaaattctaaaatgtataattttcatgccttacctcgAAAATGTTTgtacttttcacatttttctaatttttcatgccttagtgcatttttgccttaatttaagtatgctcatacttttttgaactagtttttagggtcttatgatagccttatctcaaaaattttttttttttttctatttttatactTTACTGCAAAATTTgggtatttttcaaatttttcatgccGTACTGCATTTTCGCCCAAATTATAGTGCGCTCATCATATTTCCACTAATTTCTAGGGTTtcatgatagccttatctcagaaaaaataaatccaaaatgtttgaatttGTAAACCCAAAATTtgggtatttttcacatttttttcatttttcagggcttagtgcattttcaccccagttaaagtgtgctcatcatatgatatttgaactagtttttagggtgttatgatagccttatctcagaaaaatacatgtgtaaaatgtttccatttttaacTCTTACTACAGCCTGGGAGGCGTGATGGGTTGATCCATCAGAAGGCCTTCTTCCTCCCAGGTGTGGGTACCACCACAAACTGGTTCAGAGTAGAAAGGTCCGTACATTGAAAACAAAGGCCGAGGTGGTCTGCAGGAGGGCCAGTCCATTGTAAAGTCAGTGCAGGCCTGGGCATAAAGGTACGGCTGGTGTCGCATCTGACTCGCTTTCCTTAAGATATTGAGAACGATGACAGTCCTCATTGAAgctgaaaaacacaagataCAGGGAGTTCATTATAGTCACTAAacttctaaagcagtggttcctgaccttttttttttgtcgtgaccccatttttatttgaccaatttaatgacttttttttttaaagtttgtatttgatcatgtttgttatagtttgttacatttacaaatacagagtatcTAGGATTGTgatctaaatcagtaattttttttattttttatgttattattagTGGACGTTTCAGGTCATACATTATTTCCAGGCTACCCcgcatggggtcacgacccaaggttgaaaaacactattCTAAACGGTAGGATTTATGAATAAGTGCTGCATTATGCtctacaattttaaaaaaacaaacaccaagGTGAAATAATAAACGGAAGTGCAGTTAAATGGGTTACATTAGGGTTACTGTCACCTTTAAAGTTAGAACAAATTCAACAAATGACCCCTATTTAAGCCTATACACATTAATATTTCTATTGATGAGGCTATTATAGGCCACATGAATAAAaaggtgaaataaaacaaaaaagacaaaacgtAAATTGGTGCTGAGGAATAaagtacctaaaaaaaaaaagcatcgaACAGCTTCAGAAGTTTAAATCAAAGTGAAGTTTTAACCCAAGCTTAGAATCTGAAGAAACTATTAAAtaaaagtcagtgataaattaGTGCTTAAAGCAACAATCAGTCAGCAATT is a genomic window containing:
- the psmd6 gene encoding 26S proteasome non-ATPase regulatory subunit 6, translated to MPLENLEEEGLPKNPDLRIAQLKFLLTMDGHRQDVKVKTELMDAIKANNMAPYYEPLCKELKWQLDGDLLSKMKKANEDELKRLDDVLEDAEKNLGESEIRDAMMAKAEYLIRIGDKEGALTAFRKTYDKTVALGHRLDIVFYLLRIGLFYMDSDLITRNSEKAKSLIEEGGDWDRRNRLKVYQGLYCVAIRDFKQAAELFLDTVSTFTSYELMDYKTFVTYTVYVCMIALKRPDLREKVIKGAEILEVLHSLPAVRQYLFSLYECRYSVFFQSLAMVEQEMKKDWLFAPHYRYYVREMRIQAYSQLLESYRSLTLGYMAEAFGVSTEFIDQELSRFIAAGRLHCKIDKVNEIVETNRPDSKNWQYQETIKKGDLLLNRVQKLSRVINM